In the Synergistaceae bacterium genome, one interval contains:
- a CDS encoding ABC transporter permease, with translation MKSFGANWFGIPAGVYVFAILSIIAALLLNRTPTGWQFLAVGGNEKSAKLSGIKADRVKILAYVISGFCAAWIGIINTAQLSAAHPASGDGWEMNAIAATVLGGTSMSGGSGTIIGTIVGAFVIGVINDGMTMCGVSEFWQKIIRGAVIILAVIIDQTQRNLQAKMALQARNESK, from the coding sequence TTGAAGTCATTCGGTGCTAACTGGTTTGGGATTCCTGCGGGCGTTTATGTCTTTGCGATACTCTCAATCATAGCGGCGTTGTTGCTGAACAGGACTCCAACGGGCTGGCAATTCCTCGCTGTCGGAGGCAATGAGAAGTCAGCGAAACTTTCAGGGATTAAGGCTGACCGCGTGAAGATTCTTGCTTACGTGATTTCGGGATTCTGCGCGGCGTGGATAGGAATCATCAACACGGCTCAATTGTCGGCGGCTCATCCTGCTTCGGGCGACGGCTGGGAAATGAACGCAATCGCGGCTACAGTTCTCGGCGGCACGTCAATGTCGGGCGGCTCAGGTACGATTATCGGGACAATTGTCGGAGCTTTCGTTATCGGCGTAATCAATGACGGAATGACGATGTGCGGAGTCTCTGAGTTCTGGCAGAAAATCATACGCGGCGCAGTAATAATCCTCGCGGTAATAATCGACCAGACGCAGAGAAATTTACAGGCAAAAATGGCGTTACAGGCACGCAACGAGTCAAAGTAA
- a CDS encoding ABC transporter permease, producing MKKDNSQLIMTLLKGRTFIVLILLVIFFSFASSSFLSLNTLTMVAKHVALYGILALGMTFVIITGGIDLSVGSVVGLVGMLAGGLIQEGLTIGGKRFISQSRLSLC from the coding sequence ATGAAAAAAGATAACAGCCAGTTGATTATGACCTTGCTGAAAGGCCGTACGTTTATCGTCTTGATTCTTCTCGTGATTTTCTTCAGCTTTGCGTCATCATCGTTCCTTTCACTGAACACATTAACGATGGTCGCGAAACATGTAGCGCTTTACGGCATTCTTGCGCTCGGTATGACGTTCGTAATCATCACGGGCGGAATTGATTTGTCTGTCGGCTCAGTTGTCGGGCTTGTCGGAATGCTCGCGGGCGGATTGATTCAGGAAGGCTTGACGATCGGCGGAAAACGATTTATTTCACAGTCCCGGCTATCATTGTGCTGA
- a CDS encoding sugar ABC transporter ATP-binding protein yields the protein MFDDPNVVLHCEKIDKIYPGTKALDQVSFDLLKAKVNVLIGENGARKSTLMKMIAGIEQPSAGKMYMDGEEVYFRDINDAKAKGIGIIHQELSLFPNLTVYQNIYMNHEKTNAGFLDDRKHIEGARKILQRLEHEIPPETLVGDLRVGQQQMVEIARNLVDDDLRVLIMDEPTSSLSAAEVKVLFKIMRELLEQGISIVYISHRLEEIMEIGDHVTILRDGKYVADADIKDISLEWIVENMVGKNTQYHRFERSINLDEAEKVLEVNNLYLPKTGGGWLLDDVSMYLKKGEVLGIYGLLGAGRSELFECLMGMRPEHSGEIIYKGQKMKVGTIADQLNAGFAIVPEDRQRQGLVQSLDICKNASLASLEEFTRFCFMDYTAEGKAVDEEIRELHIKVADKHLPILSLSGGNQQKVVIAKGLMTKPEVLLMDEPS from the coding sequence ATGTTTGATGATCCCAATGTAGTTTTGCACTGCGAGAAAATCGACAAAATTTACCCCGGCACAAAGGCTCTCGACCAAGTTTCATTTGACCTTCTCAAAGCAAAAGTGAATGTGTTAATCGGCGAGAACGGAGCGAGAAAATCTACGCTCATGAAAATGATTGCCGGGATTGAGCAGCCCTCAGCGGGGAAAATGTACATGGACGGAGAAGAGGTTTACTTCCGGGACATTAACGATGCAAAGGCAAAAGGCATCGGAATAATTCACCAGGAATTAAGCCTCTTCCCGAATCTGACAGTGTATCAAAACATCTACATGAATCATGAGAAGACTAACGCAGGATTTCTTGACGACAGAAAACACATTGAGGGAGCGCGGAAAATTCTCCAGCGTCTTGAGCATGAAATACCGCCTGAGACTCTAGTCGGTGATTTGCGGGTCGGACAACAGCAGATGGTAGAGATTGCCCGGAATCTTGTTGACGATGATTTGCGCGTTCTCATTATGGACGAGCCTACATCATCACTTTCTGCCGCTGAAGTAAAAGTGCTGTTCAAGATTATGCGCGAGCTTCTCGAACAGGGTATATCAATCGTGTACATCTCACACAGGCTTGAAGAGATTATGGAGATCGGCGACCACGTTACTATTCTCAGAGACGGGAAATATGTTGCTGACGCTGACATAAAAGACATCTCGCTTGAATGGATAGTTGAGAACATGGTCGGGAAAAATACACAGTATCACAGATTCGAACGGAGCATTAATCTTGACGAGGCCGAAAAAGTTCTAGAGGTCAACAATTTGTATCTTCCCAAAACAGGCGGAGGATGGCTTCTTGATGATGTGAGTATGTATCTCAAGAAGGGCGAGGTTCTCGGAATCTACGGGCTATTAGGCGCAGGACGTAGTGAGCTGTTCGAGTGCCTGATGGGAATGCGTCCCGAACATTCAGGGGAAATCATCTACAAGGGGCAGAAAATGAAAGTAGGAACGATTGCCGACCAGCTTAACGCGGGGTTTGCGATTGTGCCGGAAGACAGACAGAGGCAGGGACTCGTTCAAAGTCTCGACATCTGCAAAAATGCTTCTCTTGCGTCTCTTGAGGAGTTCACGCGCTTCTGCTTCATGGATTACACAGCAGAGGGGAAAGCCGTTGACGAGGAAATCAGAGAGCTTCACATAAAGGTTGCGGATAAACATCTTCCGATTCTCTCGCTTTCAGGAGGCAATCAGCAGAAGGTTGTAATCGCAAAAGGACTCATGACAAAGCCGGAAGTGCTTCTGATGGACGAGCCTTCATGA
- a CDS encoding DUF2291 family protein, with amino-acid sequence MKGKILAVIIAVAIVAFVANSALVIEKGTEGKYTGVVAFDANASSGSDWAKISAEITGKAEDINAVNLKELGAGKAIKFRGTVSDYSSKAGGKRKTMAVTPEIYSGGMQFVIQLGSIYTGTAVRDVQTVKSFGDFTNQTEWSQYAKALNTQVDNEVVSPLAINDSVKGKTVTVIGAAVSSGNQVNITPVSIVVE; translated from the coding sequence TTGAAGGGAAAAATTTTAGCCGTAATTATCGCTGTGGCTATTGTCGCTTTTGTAGCAAATTCCGCGCTCGTCATCGAAAAAGGGACGGAAGGAAAATACACGGGCGTTGTTGCTTTTGACGCTAATGCAAGTTCGGGAAGCGACTGGGCGAAAATTTCCGCAGAAATCACAGGCAAGGCAGAAGACATTAACGCGGTAAACCTCAAAGAGTTAGGCGCAGGAAAGGCGATAAAGTTCCGGGGGACAGTCAGCGATTACTCGTCAAAGGCCGGGGGAAAGCGCAAAACTATGGCCGTAACTCCTGAAATTTATTCGGGCGGTATGCAGTTCGTGATTCAGCTCGGAAGCATTTATACCGGGACTGCTGTCCGCGATGTTCAGACCGTCAAAAGTTTCGGAGACTTCACGAATCAAACCGAATGGAGCCAGTACGCAAAGGCTCTGAATACTCAGGTAGACAATGAAGTAGTTTCGCCCCTCGCAATCAATGACAGCGTGAAGGGAAAAACTGTAACAGTTATCGGCGCGGCTGTGTCATCAGGGAATCAGGTCAATATTACCCCTGTTTCAATCGTTGTTGAATAG
- a CDS encoding substrate-binding domain-containing protein: MDYKGKYAELLGLESDTNCWVRSQNYHSVIDEYPDLKMVAQQSANWSQTEGYSKTEAILQANPDITGIICGNDTMACGAAQACIDAGRKDIKIIGLDGSDDAAAYIAKGQMVGTALQQIARITEIAVEQADAYIKNGTKPASEKQLVPCIAITKDNVANLSQFVYTEK; the protein is encoded by the coding sequence ATGGACTACAAAGGGAAATACGCGGAGCTTCTCGGACTTGAGTCGGATACAAATTGCTGGGTGCGTTCGCAGAATTATCACTCAGTAATCGATGAATATCCCGATCTGAAGATGGTCGCTCAGCAGTCAGCAAACTGGAGTCAGACAGAAGGCTACTCAAAGACAGAGGCCATCCTCCAGGCGAACCCCGACATTACCGGCATTATCTGCGGGAATGACACGATGGCCTGCGGAGCTGCTCAGGCCTGCATTGACGCGGGAAGGAAAGACATCAAGATTATTGGCCTCGATGGCTCAGATGATGCCGCCGCCTACATCGCAAAAGGCCAGATGGTAGGCACAGCATTACAGCAGATTGCGAGAATAACAGAAATCGCCGTTGAGCAGGCTGACGCTTACATCAAGAACGGAACAAAGCCCGCCTCAGAAAAACAGCTTGTCCCCTGCATAGCAATCACAAAGGACAACGTTGCGAATCTCTCGCAGTTCGTCTACACAGAGAAGTAA
- a CDS encoding aldo/keto reductase, with protein sequence MQYTRLGNSDLKVSRICMGCMGFGDASRGQHSWTVDESQTRGIIRRGLELGINFYDTAIAYQSGTSEQYVGKALRDFARRDDVVIATKFLPRTQQEIEDGISGQQHIANMLDMSFKNLGVDYVDLYIYHMWDWQTDIYDILDGLNRAVKAGKVRYIGISNCYAWQIAKANALAEREGFPKFVSVQGHYNLIFREEEREMVPYCAEENIALTPYSPLASGRLSRMPQEDSKRLREDSYARFKYDATKDQDAEIISRVSELAEKRNVTMTEIALAWLLTKAASPVVGATKISHVEGAVKSVEFVLTEKETAYLEELYVPHALAGVMAQNKPENAKEKHVWSIGNQR encoded by the coding sequence ATGCAATATACTAGGCTCGGAAATTCGGATTTGAAGGTGTCAAGAATCTGTATGGGCTGCATGGGTTTCGGAGATGCTTCGAGAGGCCAGCATTCATGGACAGTTGACGAATCACAGACTCGTGGAATCATTCGGCGCGGATTAGAACTCGGCATAAATTTTTACGACACAGCAATAGCATATCAGAGCGGTACAAGTGAGCAGTATGTCGGGAAGGCTCTGCGTGATTTTGCGAGGCGTGATGACGTTGTAATAGCGACAAAGTTTCTGCCCCGAACACAGCAGGAAATAGAAGACGGTATCTCAGGCCAGCAGCATATAGCGAACATGCTTGACATGAGCTTTAAGAATCTCGGCGTTGATTATGTTGATTTGTACATTTATCACATGTGGGACTGGCAGACGGATATTTACGACATTCTTGACGGATTGAACAGAGCCGTAAAAGCCGGGAAGGTTCGTTACATAGGAATATCGAATTGTTACGCGTGGCAGATCGCGAAAGCTAACGCCCTTGCAGAAAGGGAAGGCTTCCCGAAATTCGTATCTGTTCAGGGACATTACAACCTAATTTTCCGTGAGGAAGAGCGCGAAATGGTGCCTTACTGCGCTGAAGAAAATATAGCTCTCACACCTTACAGCCCGTTAGCCAGCGGAAGACTCTCAAGAATGCCGCAGGAAGACTCAAAACGACTCCGGGAAGACAGTTACGCCCGCTTCAAATATGACGCGACAAAAGATCAGGACGCAGAAATTATTTCCAGAGTGTCGGAGCTTGCGGAAAAAAGAAATGTAACGATGACAGAAATCGCGCTTGCATGGCTTTTGACTAAGGCCGCTTCACCAGTTGTAGGTGCAACAAAAATAAGTCATGTTGAAGGTGCTGTGAAATCAGTTGAGTTTGTTTTGACGGAAAAAGAGACTGCATATCTTGAGGAGCTGTATGTTCCTCATGCCCTAGCCGGAGTAATGGCACAGAACAAACCTGAGAACGCGAAGGAAAAACATGTTTGGTCAATTGGCAATCAACGGTAA
- a CDS encoding TetR/AcrR family transcriptional regulator, whose translation MLKISRGSAELARARRDEIVNACALLYERMSFREITMKDIGELTSLKRPAIYNYFHTKEEIFLALLQREYEQWAEELTMITDSRESMTADEIARELARSLEKRGRMLKLFSMNHFDMEANSRLEKLTEFKAAYGKSVKAVERCIAKFCPDISEQERQNFIYAFFPFIYGIYPYTVVSEKQRKAMKDAGIDFTYLSIYDIAYTCAKKLLGVKD comes from the coding sequence GTGCTGAAAATTTCAAGGGGTTCTGCTGAACTGGCCAGAGCCAGAAGAGACGAGATAGTGAACGCCTGCGCTTTGCTTTATGAAAGAATGAGCTTCAGGGAGATAACAATGAAGGACATCGGGGAGCTTACTTCATTAAAGAGGCCGGCTATCTATAACTATTTCCATACGAAAGAAGAGATATTCCTTGCCCTTCTTCAGAGAGAGTATGAGCAATGGGCAGAAGAGCTTACTATGATTACCGACAGCCGCGAATCCATGACAGCCGATGAGATAGCGCGAGAGCTTGCCCGTTCATTAGAGAAGCGCGGAAGAATGCTGAAACTTTTCTCAATGAATCATTTTGACATGGAAGCTAATAGCAGGCTTGAGAAGCTCACGGAGTTCAAAGCCGCTTACGGGAAATCAGTAAAGGCGGTTGAAAGGTGCATTGCGAAATTCTGCCCTGATATTTCGGAGCAGGAGCGGCAAAATTTTATCTATGCTTTTTTCCCGTTCATATATGGAATTTACCCCTATACGGTAGTTTCAGAGAAGCAACGCAAAGCCATGAAGGACGCGGGGATAGATTTTACGTATCTTTCTATTTACGACATAGCATATACATGCGCCAAAAAACTTTTGGGAGTTAAAGACTAA
- a CDS encoding FMN-binding protein, with protein MKKIIFMFAVIFTVSLTFGISCADETFKGTAEGHNGPLSVSVKIDGDGKIIQAEVTSHIETAGVSERAIKEMPGRITDAQ; from the coding sequence TTGAAGAAAATCATATTCATGTTTGCGGTCATCTTTACGGTTTCGCTGACGTTCGGAATATCTTGCGCGGATGAGACATTCAAAGGCACTGCGGAAGGTCATAACGGGCCTTTAAGCGTTTCGGTGAAAATCGACGGTGATGGGAAAATCATTCAGGCTGAAGTTACATCACACATCGAAACGGCTGGAGTCTCAGAACGAGCCATAAAGGAAATGCCGGGAAGAATCACAGACGCGCAGTGA
- a CDS encoding FAD-dependent oxidoreductase → MINAVRNAITAAGLDANKYMTPPSQHEKQKAVYDVDIAIVGGGIAGLSAGTHAAESGKKVLIIEKQSQLGGSALLAAGVMNVAGTSLQRENGINDSPENNVKDLANPSSKYITDNPVFSLIMHRNGAKMIEELRGRGLEFVDYSTMRPRIHIAAPAMYQGGNTIIELWKRDFAKAGGKAILDTKVTGLIFDDAGTVTGVKAEGKNTEVTVNAKAVILATGGYSNNMRLVAKLTPEYSGVIPRDNSGATGDGITFAESAGGYLWATDAGYQFFCVDTKRLYDLPTLSTFASSIMVNLSGDSFVNESLPFTIPARALRSQKGGKGWFVFDDTARAMHKPIEHYFEMGIVTEANSVNELANKISAPNLPATVEHYNAMSKAGKDEDFGRSINLRGLTGEHFYAIGAWPAIYVSFGGVKSDENFRVIRRDGTPIKGLYAAGEILGSLEAQEGRAYTSGLLQGMVTGKIAADSAVADMKN, encoded by the coding sequence GTGATTAACGCTGTACGAAATGCCATAACAGCAGCAGGGCTTGACGCGAACAAATACATGACTCCTCCGTCGCAGCACGAAAAGCAAAAGGCAGTTTATGATGTTGATATTGCGATTGTCGGAGGCGGTATCGCCGGGTTGTCTGCCGGAACTCATGCGGCTGAGAGCGGGAAAAAAGTCCTCATCATCGAGAAACAGAGTCAGCTTGGTGGCTCGGCACTTCTTGCGGCAGGAGTCATGAATGTTGCCGGGACGAGTCTTCAGCGTGAAAACGGAATCAATGACTCGCCCGAAAATAACGTTAAGGATCTCGCGAATCCTTCAAGCAAATACATAACCGACAATCCCGTGTTCAGCCTGATAATGCACCGAAACGGAGCCAAAATGATAGAGGAACTACGCGGCAGAGGATTGGAATTTGTCGACTACAGCACAATGCGCCCGCGTATTCATATCGCAGCCCCTGCCATGTATCAGGGCGGCAACACAATAATAGAACTGTGGAAGAGAGATTTTGCCAAAGCAGGCGGAAAAGCTATTCTTGACACGAAAGTTACAGGACTCATTTTTGACGATGCCGGAACAGTAACAGGCGTAAAAGCAGAGGGGAAAAATACAGAAGTAACCGTGAACGCAAAGGCCGTAATTCTTGCGACTGGCGGCTACTCGAACAATATGCGGCTTGTAGCGAAACTCACGCCGGAATATTCGGGAGTAATTCCGCGCGACAATTCAGGGGCTACAGGAGACGGGATAACTTTCGCAGAGTCTGCCGGCGGGTATCTATGGGCAACTGATGCAGGCTATCAATTTTTCTGCGTTGACACAAAACGCCTTTACGACCTGCCGACGCTGTCGACTTTCGCATCTTCCATCATGGTAAACCTGAGCGGAGATAGCTTCGTGAATGAGTCTTTGCCGTTCACAATTCCCGCACGCGCTTTGAGATCACAAAAGGGCGGAAAGGGCTGGTTTGTCTTTGACGACACCGCAAGGGCAATGCACAAACCCATAGAGCATTATTTCGAGATGGGCATAGTAACAGAAGCGAACTCAGTCAATGAATTAGCAAACAAAATCTCAGCTCCGAATCTCCCTGCTACTGTCGAACACTATAACGCCATGAGCAAAGCCGGAAAAGATGAGGATTTCGGACGCTCCATAAATTTGCGCGGACTCACCGGGGAACATTTCTACGCTATAGGAGCATGGCCGGCAATTTATGTTTCTTTCGGCGGAGTGAAGTCAGATGAGAATTTCCGCGTAATTCGCAGGGACGGAACGCCGATAAAAGGTCTTTATGCTGCCGGTGAAATTCTCGGTTCTCTTGAGGCTCAGGAAGGAAGAGCATACACAAGCGGGCTGCTTCAGGGAATGGTTACAGGAAAGATTGCAGCAGATTCGGCAGTCGCTGACATGAAGAACTAG
- a CDS encoding aldo/keto reductase, with protein MGQLPIPMKTASRIFFGTANPPVSDDEKTAYDLMDTVFASGVNAFDCARSYGKAEKVLGKWIESRKCREKAIILSKCGDVKAGKVLVNRRVIMEQLNQSLEALRTNCIDIYLLHRDDPNTSAEELADKYGVSVPEIAMRYVFSNEMNIFAVVSTTSAERLQMNIHAANSPLSAEDAAYLEA; from the coding sequence ATGGGACAGCTTCCAATACCGATGAAAACAGCTTCACGTATATTTTTCGGAACAGCCAATCCGCCTGTGTCAGATGATGAGAAAACAGCTTATGACCTTATGGACACCGTTTTTGCTTCTGGAGTCAATGCATTTGACTGCGCCCGCAGTTATGGCAAAGCGGAAAAAGTATTAGGGAAATGGATTGAGTCCCGCAAATGCCGCGAGAAGGCAATAATTCTCAGCAAATGCGGTGATGTAAAAGCAGGAAAAGTTTTAGTGAACCGCCGCGTAATTATGGAACAGCTTAATCAAAGTTTAGAAGCACTGCGTACAAATTGCATTGATATTTATCTCCTTCACCGCGATGACCCGAATACGTCTGCTGAAGAATTAGCGGATAAGTACGGGGTTTCAGTCCCGGAAATCGCAATGCGCTACGTTTTCAGCAATGAGATGAATATTTTTGCGGTGGTCAGCACGACTTCAGCAGAACGGCTACAGATGAATATTCATGCGGCAAATAGTCCCCTCAGCGCGGAAGATGCCGCATACTTGGAGGCATAA
- a CDS encoding YitT family protein yields the protein MKTKQEIFLRLAFLFCGLTVAHLGVTLFLLANLLANLAADPFNVFVQGLNHLMRGFNLSHGIIHMCISFMIILVLLVADRSYIKAGTIICMFCGGPIIDFFMWVLNELEIESTGLAIKIPVLILGCVILAFGMTIVIRSEAGTGPNDLVAVVISEKGHFKFGLTRVITDSIFVLAGFIMGGKLGIGTIICAFLVGFVADFFMPYSQKIINSGLHLI from the coding sequence ATGAAGACAAAACAGGAAATATTTTTACGGCTGGCGTTCCTTTTCTGTGGGCTTACGGTTGCTCATCTCGGCGTTACATTATTCCTTCTAGCAAATCTCCTAGCAAATCTCGCTGCAGATCCGTTTAATGTTTTTGTTCAGGGACTTAATCACTTAATGCGTGGCTTCAATCTCTCACACGGTATCATTCATATGTGTATTTCTTTCATGATAATACTTGTCTTGTTAGTCGCAGACAGAAGCTACATCAAGGCAGGTACAATCATATGTATGTTCTGCGGAGGCCCGATAATAGATTTCTTCATGTGGGTGCTGAATGAGCTTGAGATAGAAAGCACAGGATTGGCGATAAAAATCCCGGTTTTGATTCTCGGCTGTGTCATTCTTGCTTTTGGGATGACTATCGTAATACGCTCAGAAGCCGGCACAGGGCCTAATGATTTAGTAGCCGTTGTGATAAGCGAAAAGGGGCATTTCAAATTTGGGCTTACAAGAGTAATCACAGACAGTATATTTGTTCTGGCTGGCTTTATTATGGGCGGTAAACTTGGAATAGGCACAATAATTTGCGCTTTCTTAGTCGGATTCGTTGCTGACTTTTTCATGCCATATTCACAGAAAATCATCAACTCAGGACTTCATTTGATTTAG